A single Sander lucioperca isolate FBNREF2018 chromosome 24, SLUC_FBN_1.2, whole genome shotgun sequence DNA region contains:
- the dhrsx gene encoding dehydrogenase/reductase SDR family member on chromosome X isoform X3 produces MWLLSVLLPLLKLYLCGVKVLLYQAFNRSFTLPVLPRQDGRVAMVTGGTRGMGYETAKHLVKLGMHVVIAGNKRDEGAAVVQRIQEEVTQGKAGTMMVPEGQTEDGFEIHFGLNYLGHFLLTNLLLDTLKRSGRPGRCSRIVNMSSATHYAGEMHMDDLNRGICYSSHGAYAQSKLALVLFTYHLQEQLTAGGFPVTVSAVDPGMVDTALYDNLWSIAQALKKPVAKILFRTPAEGASISVYASAASEMEGVGGCYLYNGHRKQSSDTSYDSDLQAELWKKSCELVGLQEA; encoded by the exons atgtGGCTGCTGTCAGTGCTGCTGCCTCTCCTCAAGCTGTATCTGTGCGGAGTCAAAGTGCTTCTCTACCAGGCCTTCAACAGATCCTTCACGCTCCCAG TTTTACCCAGGCAGGATGGAAGAGTTGCCATGGTTACCGGGGGAACCAGAGGAATGGGCTATGAGACAGCCAAACACCTGGTCAAGCTCGGCATGCATGTCGTCATAG CGGGGAACAAGAGAGACGAAGGTGCAGCGGTCGTCCAGAGGATTCAGGAAGAAGTCACCCAGGGGAAAG CGGGAACCATGATGGTTCCTGAGGGGCAGACGGAGGACGGCTTTGAGATCCACTTTGGTTTGAACTACCTGGGTCACTTCCTGCTGACCAACCTGCTGCTGGACACGCTGAAGCGCTCGGGCCGGCCAGGCCGCTGCTCCCGGATCGTCAACATGTCCTCGGCGACGCACTACGCAGGAGAGATGCACATGGACGACCTAAACAGAGG GATCTGCTACAGTTCCCACGGTGCCTACGCCCAGAGCAAACTGGCTCTGGTGCTCTTCACGTACCACCTGCAAGAGCAGCTGACGGCCGGCGGCTTCCCGGTGACCGTTAGCGCTGTGGACCCCGGCATGGTGGACACGGCGCTCTACGACAACCTGTGGAGTATCGCACAGGCGCTGAAGAAACCCGTGGCCAAGATCCTGTTCAGG ACTCCAGCCGAGGGAGCGTCCATATCCGTGTACGCTTCAGCTGCCTCTGAGATGGAGGGAGTGGGGGGCTGTTACCTGTACAACGGCCACAGGAAGCAGTCCTCGGACACTTCCTACGACTCGGACCTGCAAGCTGAGTTGTGGAAGAAGAGCTGCGAGCTGGTGGGCCTTCAGGAGGCCTGA
- the dhrsx gene encoding dehydrogenase/reductase SDR family member on chromosome X isoform X2 — translation MWLLSVLLPLLKLYLCGVKVLLYQAFNRSFTLPVLPRQDGRVAMVTGGTRGMGYETAKHLVKLGMHVVIGNKRDEGAAVVQRIQEEVTQGKVEFVFVDLTSLKSVRQFAQTFQNRGLPLHVLVNNAGTMMVPEGQTEDGFEIHFGLNYLGHFLLTNLLLDTLKRSGRPGRCSRIVNMSSATHYAGEMHMDDLNRGICYSSHGAYAQSKLALVLFTYHLQEQLTAGGFPVTVSAVDPGMVDTALYDNLWSIAQALKKPVAKILFRTPAEGASISVYASAASEMEGVGGCYLYNGHRKQSSDTSYDSDLQAELWKKSCELVGLQEA, via the exons atgtGGCTGCTGTCAGTGCTGCTGCCTCTCCTCAAGCTGTATCTGTGCGGAGTCAAAGTGCTTCTCTACCAGGCCTTCAACAGATCCTTCACGCTCCCAG TTTTACCCAGGCAGGATGGAAGAGTTGCCATGGTTACCGGGGGAACCAGAGGAATGGGCTATGAGACAGCCAAACACCTGGTCAAGCTCGGCATGCATGTCGTCATAG GGAACAAGAGAGACGAAGGTGCAGCGGTCGTCCAGAGGATTCAGGAAGAAGTCACCCAGGGGAAAG TTGAGTTTGTCTTCGTGGACCTGACCTCTCTGAAATCAGTGCGACAGTTTGCTCAGACCTTCCAGAACCGAGGGCTCCCCCTCCATGTTCTGGTTAACAACG CGGGAACCATGATGGTTCCTGAGGGGCAGACGGAGGACGGCTTTGAGATCCACTTTGGTTTGAACTACCTGGGTCACTTCCTGCTGACCAACCTGCTGCTGGACACGCTGAAGCGCTCGGGCCGGCCAGGCCGCTGCTCCCGGATCGTCAACATGTCCTCGGCGACGCACTACGCAGGAGAGATGCACATGGACGACCTAAACAGAGG GATCTGCTACAGTTCCCACGGTGCCTACGCCCAGAGCAAACTGGCTCTGGTGCTCTTCACGTACCACCTGCAAGAGCAGCTGACGGCCGGCGGCTTCCCGGTGACCGTTAGCGCTGTGGACCCCGGCATGGTGGACACGGCGCTCTACGACAACCTGTGGAGTATCGCACAGGCGCTGAAGAAACCCGTGGCCAAGATCCTGTTCAGG ACTCCAGCCGAGGGAGCGTCCATATCCGTGTACGCTTCAGCTGCCTCTGAGATGGAGGGAGTGGGGGGCTGTTACCTGTACAACGGCCACAGGAAGCAGTCCTCGGACACTTCCTACGACTCGGACCTGCAAGCTGAGTTGTGGAAGAAGAGCTGCGAGCTGGTGGGCCTTCAGGAGGCCTGA
- the dhrsx gene encoding dehydrogenase/reductase SDR family member on chromosome X isoform X1, which translates to MWLLSVLLPLLKLYLCGVKVLLYQAFNRSFTLPVLPRQDGRVAMVTGGTRGMGYETAKHLVKLGMHVVIAGNKRDEGAAVVQRIQEEVTQGKVEFVFVDLTSLKSVRQFAQTFQNRGLPLHVLVNNAGTMMVPEGQTEDGFEIHFGLNYLGHFLLTNLLLDTLKRSGRPGRCSRIVNMSSATHYAGEMHMDDLNRGICYSSHGAYAQSKLALVLFTYHLQEQLTAGGFPVTVSAVDPGMVDTALYDNLWSIAQALKKPVAKILFRTPAEGASISVYASAASEMEGVGGCYLYNGHRKQSSDTSYDSDLQAELWKKSCELVGLQEA; encoded by the exons atgtGGCTGCTGTCAGTGCTGCTGCCTCTCCTCAAGCTGTATCTGTGCGGAGTCAAAGTGCTTCTCTACCAGGCCTTCAACAGATCCTTCACGCTCCCAG TTTTACCCAGGCAGGATGGAAGAGTTGCCATGGTTACCGGGGGAACCAGAGGAATGGGCTATGAGACAGCCAAACACCTGGTCAAGCTCGGCATGCATGTCGTCATAG CGGGGAACAAGAGAGACGAAGGTGCAGCGGTCGTCCAGAGGATTCAGGAAGAAGTCACCCAGGGGAAAG TTGAGTTTGTCTTCGTGGACCTGACCTCTCTGAAATCAGTGCGACAGTTTGCTCAGACCTTCCAGAACCGAGGGCTCCCCCTCCATGTTCTGGTTAACAACG CGGGAACCATGATGGTTCCTGAGGGGCAGACGGAGGACGGCTTTGAGATCCACTTTGGTTTGAACTACCTGGGTCACTTCCTGCTGACCAACCTGCTGCTGGACACGCTGAAGCGCTCGGGCCGGCCAGGCCGCTGCTCCCGGATCGTCAACATGTCCTCGGCGACGCACTACGCAGGAGAGATGCACATGGACGACCTAAACAGAGG GATCTGCTACAGTTCCCACGGTGCCTACGCCCAGAGCAAACTGGCTCTGGTGCTCTTCACGTACCACCTGCAAGAGCAGCTGACGGCCGGCGGCTTCCCGGTGACCGTTAGCGCTGTGGACCCCGGCATGGTGGACACGGCGCTCTACGACAACCTGTGGAGTATCGCACAGGCGCTGAAGAAACCCGTGGCCAAGATCCTGTTCAGG ACTCCAGCCGAGGGAGCGTCCATATCCGTGTACGCTTCAGCTGCCTCTGAGATGGAGGGAGTGGGGGGCTGTTACCTGTACAACGGCCACAGGAAGCAGTCCTCGGACACTTCCTACGACTCGGACCTGCAAGCTGAGTTGTGGAAGAAGAGCTGCGAGCTGGTGGGCCTTCAGGAGGCCTGA
- the dhrsx gene encoding dehydrogenase/reductase SDR family member on chromosome X isoform X4, whose amino-acid sequence MWLLSVLLPLLKLYLCGVKVLLYQAFNRSFTLPVLPRQDGRVAMVTGGTRGMGYETAKHLVKLGMHVVIGNKRDEGAAVVQRIQEEVTQGKAGTMMVPEGQTEDGFEIHFGLNYLGHFLLTNLLLDTLKRSGRPGRCSRIVNMSSATHYAGEMHMDDLNRGICYSSHGAYAQSKLALVLFTYHLQEQLTAGGFPVTVSAVDPGMVDTALYDNLWSIAQALKKPVAKILFRTPAEGASISVYASAASEMEGVGGCYLYNGHRKQSSDTSYDSDLQAELWKKSCELVGLQEA is encoded by the exons atgtGGCTGCTGTCAGTGCTGCTGCCTCTCCTCAAGCTGTATCTGTGCGGAGTCAAAGTGCTTCTCTACCAGGCCTTCAACAGATCCTTCACGCTCCCAG TTTTACCCAGGCAGGATGGAAGAGTTGCCATGGTTACCGGGGGAACCAGAGGAATGGGCTATGAGACAGCCAAACACCTGGTCAAGCTCGGCATGCATGTCGTCATAG GGAACAAGAGAGACGAAGGTGCAGCGGTCGTCCAGAGGATTCAGGAAGAAGTCACCCAGGGGAAAG CGGGAACCATGATGGTTCCTGAGGGGCAGACGGAGGACGGCTTTGAGATCCACTTTGGTTTGAACTACCTGGGTCACTTCCTGCTGACCAACCTGCTGCTGGACACGCTGAAGCGCTCGGGCCGGCCAGGCCGCTGCTCCCGGATCGTCAACATGTCCTCGGCGACGCACTACGCAGGAGAGATGCACATGGACGACCTAAACAGAGG GATCTGCTACAGTTCCCACGGTGCCTACGCCCAGAGCAAACTGGCTCTGGTGCTCTTCACGTACCACCTGCAAGAGCAGCTGACGGCCGGCGGCTTCCCGGTGACCGTTAGCGCTGTGGACCCCGGCATGGTGGACACGGCGCTCTACGACAACCTGTGGAGTATCGCACAGGCGCTGAAGAAACCCGTGGCCAAGATCCTGTTCAGG ACTCCAGCCGAGGGAGCGTCCATATCCGTGTACGCTTCAGCTGCCTCTGAGATGGAGGGAGTGGGGGGCTGTTACCTGTACAACGGCCACAGGAAGCAGTCCTCGGACACTTCCTACGACTCGGACCTGCAAGCTGAGTTGTGGAAGAAGAGCTGCGAGCTGGTGGGCCTTCAGGAGGCCTGA